One Actinomycetota bacterium DNA segment encodes these proteins:
- the grpE gene encoding nucleotide exchange factor GrpE yields the protein MSRVKKVNLTEVCMSDKAKERIEHKPQDRVSKKKPSEAEKKAKEYLADLQRLKAEFENYKRRTERERIERANRASLDLIRKLIPVMDDLDRAVMAASQDEAAAKFTEGLELVRLHFTKALADEGVTEIEAYGEPFDPNLHEAIMQEPSDEHEDEHVIEVLRKGYTLGEMVIRPAMVKIAKNDG from the coding sequence ATCTCCCGCGTTAAGAAAGTTAATTTAACTGAGGTGTGCATGTCTGACAAAGCGAAAGAGCGCATAGAGCATAAGCCGCAGGACAGAGTATCGAAAAAGAAGCCGTCCGAGGCGGAAAAGAAAGCCAAGGAGTATCTGGCTGATCTGCAGAGGCTCAAGGCCGAATTCGAAAACTATAAGCGACGGACGGAAAGGGAAAGGATTGAGAGAGCCAACCGCGCTTCCTTGGATCTGATAAGGAAACTCATTCCGGTCATGGACGATCTGGACCGCGCGGTCATGGCGGCTTCCCAGGACGAGGCGGCCGCCAAGTTTACGGAAGGCCTGGAGCTTGTTCGCCTGCATTTTACCAAGGCGCTGGCCGACGAAGGCGTCACCGAGATAGAAGCCTACGGCGAGCCGTTCGATCCGAATCTGCACGAAGCAATCATGCAGGAACCGTCGGACGAGCACGAGGACGAGCACGTGATAGAGGTTCTTAGAAAAGGTTACACGCTCGGAGAAATGGTTATCCGTCCCGCCATGGTGAAGATCGCGAAAAACGATGGCTAG
- a CDS encoding DUF4349 domain-containing protein, producing MSNLRKLTVWSLVFLMVLILVGCTSDVANNKASTPSKSVSTGAATQEAAVSAAKDTAGQTGQGTIPNTPKLIKTADATIEVGKGEFEKKYEAVKRIAGQFDGHVTNANATREKGVMTSGTVTMRVPAKEFDNAIAAIKKTGTVDSLNIKSDDVSEEYVDLESRLKNYQAQEAQLLAIMAKAQTVDETLKVQEQLTAVQGEIEVIKGRMQYLDNRVDFSTITVTVQEPGAVVPPSDEWGFMDALRTAGKAFLWTINGLIIIIGATLPIIILIALSVLCLRWLIRLRRRKNNPPVSK from the coding sequence ATGTCGAACCTGCGCAAGTTAACGGTGTGGTCGTTAGTTTTTCTAATGGTGCTTATTCTGGTGGGCTGTACCTCTGACGTAGCTAATAACAAAGCTAGCACGCCCAGCAAATCGGTTTCGACGGGCGCGGCGACTCAAGAAGCCGCCGTTTCAGCGGCCAAAGACACGGCCGGCCAGACCGGTCAGGGAACGATTCCAAACACGCCGAAGCTTATCAAGACAGCCGACGCGACCATCGAGGTTGGCAAGGGCGAATTCGAGAAGAAGTACGAGGCGGTCAAAAGGATCGCGGGGCAATTCGACGGTCACGTGACTAACGCTAATGCGACTCGCGAGAAAGGCGTTATGACCAGCGGTACGGTGACCATGCGCGTCCCCGCCAAGGAGTTTGACAACGCTATCGCCGCCATCAAGAAAACCGGTACGGTGGATAGTCTCAACATTAAATCCGACGACGTATCCGAGGAATACGTCGACTTGGAAAGCCGCCTTAAGAACTATCAAGCCCAGGAAGCCCAGCTTCTGGCGATCATGGCCAAAGCGCAAACCGTAGACGAGACGCTTAAGGTTCAAGAGCAGCTAACCGCGGTTCAGGGCGAGATCGAAGTTATCAAGGGTCGCATGCAATACCTTGATAACCGCGTGGATTTCTCGACGATAACAGTTACCGTTCAGGAACCGGGTGCGGTCGTACCGCCCAGCGACGAGTGGGGCTTCATGGACGCGCTGCGGACTGCCGGTAAGGCGTTTTTGTGGACCATAAACGGGCTTATTATAATAATCGGCGCCACGCTGCCTATCATAATTCTGATCGCGCTGAGCGTACTCTGCCTCCGCTGGCTGATCCGCCTCAGGCGCCGGAAAAACAACCCGCCGGTCAGCAAATAG
- a CDS encoding NAD-dependent epimerase/dehydratase family protein encodes MAKQDTQRDYRDKTVIITGGAGFIGSNLTDALVGHGAKVTVFDSFVNGKMENLSESLDGCEIITGDVRDAELVASLSDLSPDFIFDLAATPLLVSFEDPYYDLTVNAGGFINILSLARKSGAKIVRASTGSVYGNPEYLPMDEAHPLLPISPYAVSKLAGEHYANIYKETYGVEVCCLRYFNVYGPRQAMTEEMGVVPIFISRLLSGQPLNIYGSGQQSRDFLHVSDVVAGTLAAGLSTNTLGKVFNIGGLKREVKIIELANILGELLNVKPKMVFRDAKPGDIARLVAKSDYANRVFGYLARVELEDGLREYIEWFKSREVSARP; translated from the coding sequence GTGGCTAAACAGGACACACAACGCGATTACCGGGACAAGACCGTCATTATCACGGGCGGAGCGGGCTTTATCGGCTCCAACCTGACAGACGCCCTCGTCGGACACGGCGCCAAGGTCACCGTTTTTGACAGTTTCGTCAACGGCAAGATGGAAAACCTTAGCGAATCGTTGGACGGTTGCGAGATTATCACCGGCGACGTTCGCGACGCGGAACTCGTCGCGTCACTCTCAGATCTATCCCCTGACTTTATATTCGATCTGGCGGCGACACCGCTTCTCGTTTCGTTTGAAGACCCGTATTATGACCTAACGGTTAACGCCGGCGGTTTCATCAACATCCTTAGTCTAGCTAGAAAATCAGGCGCCAAAATCGTGCGGGCATCAACGGGCAGCGTTTACGGCAACCCGGAGTACCTGCCAATGGACGAGGCTCATCCGCTTTTGCCTATCTCTCCCTACGCCGTCAGCAAGTTGGCGGGAGAGCATTATGCGAATATCTATAAGGAGACCTATGGTGTCGAGGTCTGTTGTCTGCGGTACTTCAACGTCTATGGGCCCCGTCAAGCGATGACGGAAGAAATGGGTGTCGTCCCGATTTTCATCTCTCGTCTACTCAGCGGCCAGCCGCTTAATATTTATGGCAGCGGCCAACAGAGCCGTGATTTCTTACACGTAAGCGATGTGGTAGCAGGAACCTTGGCTGCCGGCTTATCGACCAACACGCTCGGAAAAGTTTTTAATATCGGTGGTCTTAAGCGCGAGGTCAAGATAATTGAACTTGCTAACATCCTTGGAGAGTTGCTAAACGTAAAGCCAAAAATGGTTTTTCGTGACGCTAAACCAGGAGACATTGCGCGACTAGTCGCCAAAAGCGATTACGCGAACCGGGTTTTCGGCTACCTTGCGCGTGTTGAGCTGGAGGACGGCTTGCGCGAATATATTGAATGGTTTAAGTCGCGCGAAGTTTCCGCTCGTCCGTAA
- the gltA gene encoding NADPH-dependent glutamate synthase, with amino-acid sequence MSEIKKPAPTPKAPRTAMPEQDAKKRAGNFEEVTLGYTEELALKEAARCLGCKKPLCRPGCPVEVQIPEFIGLIKEGKYAEAARKIKENNALPAVCGRVCPQEKQCESTCILGKRFEPVAIGRLERFVADYEREHTGKEPRAKSLGRRAKSQEQKTKNGKIAVIGSGPGGLTCASDLARMGYEVTMFEALHEPGGVLVYGIPEFRLPKAIVKNEVEYIKTLGVEVRTDAVIGNLFTIEDLMKDQGYYAVFIASGAGFPMFMKIPGENLNGVYSANEFLTRANLMKAYLFPEYDTPINIGRNVAVVGGGNVAMDSARVAMRLGAENVYLVYRRSMEELPARAEEVHHAQEEGIDFHLLNNPVAIIGGEDGAVKAIKCIRMELGEPDASGRRRPVEKPGSEFELEVDTVIMAIGTRANPLIGNSTPGLELTDRGYIVANEETGETTLPGVFAGGDIVTGSATVIAAMGAGKKAATAIDKYLQAK; translated from the coding sequence ATGTCGGAGATAAAGAAACCCGCGCCCACCCCGAAAGCGCCGCGGACGGCGATGCCGGAACAAGACGCGAAGAAACGCGCCGGGAATTTTGAGGAAGTCACGCTCGGCTATACCGAGGAGCTCGCGCTGAAGGAAGCCGCCCGCTGTTTGGGCTGCAAGAAACCGCTGTGTCGGCCAGGTTGCCCGGTGGAAGTGCAGATTCCCGAATTCATCGGTTTGATTAAAGAAGGCAAATACGCCGAAGCGGCGCGGAAGATTAAAGAGAATAACGCACTGCCGGCGGTTTGCGGACGCGTTTGTCCGCAGGAAAAGCAATGCGAAAGCACTTGTATCTTAGGCAAGCGGTTCGAGCCGGTCGCCATCGGACGGCTGGAACGTTTCGTCGCCGATTACGAACGGGAACACACGGGCAAAGAGCCTAGGGCGAAGAGCCTAGGGCGAAGAGCAAAGAGCCAAGAGCAAAAAACAAAGAACGGCAAAATCGCGGTAATCGGGTCGGGTCCGGGCGGTTTGACCTGCGCGAGCGACCTTGCGCGGATGGGTTATGAGGTAACGATGTTCGAGGCCTTGCACGAGCCGGGCGGCGTGCTTGTTTACGGAATCCCTGAGTTCCGTCTTCCAAAGGCGATCGTAAAGAACGAAGTCGAATATATAAAAACCCTGGGCGTCGAGGTCAGAACCGATGCCGTCATCGGCAACCTGTTTACGATTGAAGACCTGATGAAAGACCAGGGTTACTACGCCGTGTTCATCGCTAGCGGTGCCGGTTTCCCGATGTTCATGAAAATCCCGGGAGAGAACCTGAACGGCGTCTACTCGGCCAATGAGTTTCTGACCCGGGCCAACCTGATGAAAGCCTACCTATTCCCGGAGTACGACACCCCGATTAATATCGGCCGGAATGTCGCCGTTGTCGGCGGAGGCAATGTGGCCATGGACAGCGCGCGCGTCGCCATGCGGCTAGGGGCCGAGAACGTTTATTTGGTCTACCGCCGGAGCATGGAAGAGCTGCCGGCCAGAGCCGAAGAGGTTCACCACGCGCAGGAAGAGGGCATCGATTTTCACCTTCTGAACAATCCCGTCGCCATCATCGGCGGCGAAGACGGCGCCGTTAAAGCCATCAAGTGCATCCGGATGGAGCTGGGCGAACCCGACGCCAGCGGCCGCAGGCGTCCCGTCGAGAAACCGGGCAGCGAGTTCGAGCTGGAGGTAGACACCGTCATTATGGCCATCGGCACGAGAGCCAATCCTCTGATCGGCAACTCCACGCCCGGTTTGGAACTAACCGACCGGGGCTATATCGTGGCGAACGAGGAGACCGGAGAAACCACGCTGCCGGGCGTTTTCGCCGGCGGCGATATAGTCACCGGCAGCGCGACGGTCATCGCGGCCATGGGGGCCGGCAAGAAAGCCGCGACCGCCATCGACAAGTATCTTCAAGCAAAATAG
- a CDS encoding AAA family ATPase: MFNKFTEKAQEAIAIAQDVLRRSGSNMLDTEHLLVGLLAETDGVVSQILEFSKIDIGEARTRANQAVTLGTSAAATPIENGGIGSMFISPKAKKAMDLAFEETQTLGDDVIGTEHLLLGILKEGGTGGLVLKDLGLTPDKVYQALNIIRGAQGAAGDAGRVMLKKYARDITTLAEEDKIDPVIGRKDEIKRVIQILSRRTKNNPVLIGEPGVGKTSIVEGLALNIVNGEIPDILRGKRVMSLDLAGMVAGSKYRGEFEERLKGAVEEVRKAEGEIILFIDELHTVVGAGAAEGAIDASNILKPALARGELKTVGATTLDEYKKYIEKDPALERRFQPVFVDEPTVAETIDILRGLRERYEEHHGVRISDEAIITAANLSHRYVSDRFLPDKAIDLIDEAASKMKIESIMYPADLRELDKKLRELTAAGEAAVKDRNYEQASKVRNETDAVQKEFHDKREAWLKEKGLESITIGEDEIAQVVSSWTGIPVTKMMEEEMTKLLKMEEVLHERIIGQDNAVLAVSEAVRRARAGLKDPNRPIGSFIFLGPTGVGKTELTKALAEFLFGDEAAMVRLDMSEYQERHTVSRMIGAPPGYIGYEEGGQLTEAVRRRPYSVILLDEIEKAHPDVFNALLQILEDGRLTDAQGRTVDFKNTLVIMTSNVGAREIKKAGGPMGFKSTGDERTAAFENMRDKLLTELKSVFSPEFLNRVDDIIVFDSLSLDALKQIVRLLFNRVREEVELLGYRLDVSDAVTEKVASMAEESEYGARPLRRVIQHDIESPLSKQILSKAFNPGDTIVTDVVDGEIVFSRKPGKKAAAVK, from the coding sequence ATGTTTAACAAATTTACGGAAAAAGCGCAGGAAGCCATTGCCATCGCCCAGGACGTGTTGAGAAGGTCCGGGTCGAATATGCTCGATACCGAACATCTACTAGTCGGTCTGTTGGCCGAAACGGACGGCGTGGTTTCGCAGATCCTGGAGTTCTCCAAGATAGACATCGGCGAAGCTCGCACGCGGGCAAACCAAGCGGTAACGCTCGGCACGTCAGCAGCCGCGACGCCGATCGAGAACGGCGGTATCGGATCCATGTTCATCAGCCCGAAGGCCAAGAAGGCCATGGACCTGGCGTTCGAGGAGACACAGACGCTGGGCGACGACGTTATCGGGACCGAGCATCTGCTGTTGGGAATACTCAAGGAGGGCGGTACGGGCGGTCTGGTTTTGAAAGACCTGGGCCTGACGCCGGACAAAGTATATCAAGCTCTGAACATCATCCGCGGCGCCCAGGGCGCGGCGGGCGACGCCGGACGCGTGATGCTCAAGAAATACGCGCGTGACATTACGACGCTGGCCGAAGAGGACAAGATCGACCCCGTCATCGGCCGAAAGGACGAAATCAAGCGCGTCATTCAGATCCTATCGCGCCGGACAAAGAATAACCCGGTCTTAATCGGTGAACCTGGCGTCGGCAAGACGTCTATCGTCGAGGGCTTGGCCCTCAATATCGTTAACGGGGAAATTCCCGACATCCTGCGGGGCAAGCGCGTCATGTCGCTGGATTTGGCAGGTATGGTAGCCGGTTCGAAATACCGGGGCGAGTTCGAGGAGCGCCTGAAGGGCGCGGTCGAGGAAGTCCGCAAAGCCGAAGGCGAGATAATCCTGTTCATTGACGAGCTGCACACCGTTGTCGGCGCCGGGGCGGCTGAAGGCGCTATCGACGCCAGCAACATATTGAAGCCGGCTTTGGCCCGCGGCGAGCTAAAGACCGTCGGCGCGACCACTTTGGACGAGTATAAGAAATACATCGAGAAGGACCCGGCTTTGGAACGGCGGTTCCAGCCTGTGTTCGTTGACGAACCGACCGTCGCGGAGACAATAGATATCCTTAGGGGCTTAAGAGAACGTTATGAGGAACACCACGGCGTCAGGATCAGCGACGAAGCCATCATCACGGCGGCGAATCTCTCGCACCGGTACGTCAGCGACAGGTTTTTGCCGGATAAGGCCATCGATCTTATAGACGAGGCCGCCAGCAAGATGAAGATCGAGTCGATTATGTATCCGGCTGATTTGCGCGAACTAGACAAAAAGTTGCGCGAATTGACCGCGGCCGGTGAAGCGGCTGTAAAGGACCGTAACTACGAACAGGCGTCCAAGGTCCGAAATGAGACGGACGCGGTGCAAAAAGAATTCCATGATAAAAGGGAGGCCTGGCTTAAAGAAAAAGGTCTGGAAAGCATCACCATCGGCGAGGACGAGATTGCCCAGGTAGTCAGCTCATGGACGGGCATCCCAGTGACCAAGATGATGGAAGAAGAGATGACCAAGCTTCTTAAGATGGAGGAGGTCCTGCACGAGCGCATTATCGGTCAGGACAACGCGGTTCTGGCCGTTAGTGAAGCCGTCAGGCGCGCCCGGGCCGGACTGAAAGACCCGAACCGGCCGATAGGCTCGTTCATCTTCTTGGGCCCGACGGGAGTCGGCAAAACCGAGCTCACCAAAGCGCTGGCCGAGTTCCTGTTCGGCGACGAGGCGGCCATGGTACGCCTGGACATGAGTGAATATCAAGAGCGTCACACCGTATCGCGGATGATCGGCGCGCCGCCCGGCTATATCGGTTACGAGGAAGGCGGCCAGCTGACCGAAGCCGTCCGTCGCCGGCCGTATTCGGTCATCCTCTTAGACGAGATCGAAAAAGCGCATCCGGACGTTTTCAACGCCCTGTTGCAGATTCTGGAAGACGGGCGGCTGACCGACGCGCAAGGCCGGACGGTCGACTTTAAAAACACCCTAGTCATTATGACCAGTAATGTCGGCGCCCGGGAAATCAAGAAAGCGGGCGGTCCGATGGGCTTCAAATCCACCGGGGACGAAAGGACGGCCGCTTTTGAAAATATGCGGGATAAGCTGCTGACCGAACTTAAAAGTGTCTTCAGCCCGGAGTTCTTAAACCGGGTAGATGATATTATCGTTTTTGACAGTCTTAGCCTGGACGCCTTGAAACAAATTGTCCGGTTACTGTTCAACCGGGTACGCGAGGAAGTCGAGCTCTTAGGATACAGGTTGGACGTCAGCGACGCGGTGACGGAGAAGGTCGCGTCGATGGCCGAGGAATCGGAATACGGGGCGCGGCCGCTCCGCCGGGTCATCCAGCATGATATCGAAAGCCCGCTATCCAAGCAGATTTTAAGCAAAGCTTTCAATCCGGGTGATACCATAGTGACCGATGTTGTAGACGGCGAGATCGTTTTTTCGCGGAAACCGGGGAAAAAGGCGGCAGCCGTAAAATAG
- the dnaJ gene encoding molecular chaperone DnaJ — MARDFYEVLGVAKDANQEDIKKAYRKLARKYHPDANAGDKAAEETFKEVSQAYEVLGDDKKRADYDRGVRYFGNGGPSAGQGYEQWQNYGGGEGGFDIFGDIFDMFTGGGGRTRARGPERGRDTYYNLRMTFDDAVKGTAVKIGVTHEVDCKACGGSGAKAGTSPEACTLCGGRGVVSQTQGFFSIQQPCRNCAGTGRIIKEPCPDCRGTGRIGVTEHLTVKIPAGVETGSTIRVKSKGEAGFRGGPSGDLYVVTQVAPHKYFQRDGANIWLNLPVTYPELTLGAKIKVPALTGSVTLKVPPGSQSDQVLRIGGKGAPRLKGLGRGDMFVRLKVVVPSKLSAEEKELLTRLEKAVKEDVRRGLS; from the coding sequence ATGGCTAGGGATTTTTACGAGGTCCTGGGCGTGGCCAAAGACGCGAACCAGGAAGACATAAAAAAAGCATACCGCAAGCTCGCCCGGAAATATCATCCCGACGCGAACGCGGGCGACAAAGCGGCGGAGGAAACGTTCAAAGAGGTTTCTCAGGCGTACGAAGTGCTGGGGGACGACAAAAAGCGGGCTGACTATGACCGCGGCGTCAGGTACTTTGGCAACGGAGGCCCAAGCGCCGGTCAAGGCTATGAACAGTGGCAAAATTACGGCGGCGGCGAGGGCGGTTTCGATATTTTCGGCGACATCTTTGACATGTTCACGGGCGGCGGCGGCCGAACGCGCGCCAGGGGACCGGAGCGGGGCCGCGATACATATTACAACCTTAGAATGACGTTCGACGACGCGGTTAAGGGAACAGCGGTAAAAATCGGTGTTACCCACGAGGTGGATTGTAAGGCTTGCGGAGGCTCCGGAGCCAAAGCCGGCACCAGCCCGGAGGCGTGCACTTTGTGCGGCGGCCGCGGCGTCGTATCGCAGACGCAGGGATTCTTCAGCATCCAGCAGCCGTGTCGCAATTGCGCCGGTACAGGCCGGATTATCAAGGAACCTTGCCCTGATTGCCGGGGAACCGGACGGATAGGCGTTACAGAGCACCTGACGGTCAAGATTCCCGCGGGTGTTGAGACGGGTTCGACCATCCGCGTAAAGAGCAAGGGCGAAGCGGGATTCCGCGGCGGGCCGTCGGGCGATCTATATGTGGTCACCCAAGTCGCGCCGCACAAGTATTTCCAGCGGGACGGGGCCAATATCTGGCTTAACCTGCCGGTGACCTACCCGGAGCTAACCTTAGGCGCGAAGATAAAAGTGCCCGCTTTGACCGGCAGCGTGACGCTTAAAGTACCGCCCGGATCTCAGTCGGATCAGGTCTTAAGGATCGGCGGCAAAGGTGCCCCGAGATTGAAAGGTCTGGGACGGGGCGACATGTTCGTGCGATTGAAGGTGGTCGTACCGTCCAAGCTGAGCGCGGAGGAAAAGGAACTTTTAACCAGGTTGGAAAAAGCGGTTAAGGAAGACGTAAGACGAGGACTGAGCTGA
- a CDS encoding sulfide/dihydroorotate dehydrogenase-like FAD/NAD-binding protein, whose amino-acid sequence MVKILRKRQLAETVYEFVLEAPDIARKARAGQFVIIRTDEKGERIPLTIADFDRDAGTLEIVFQVVGKTTDMLACCYGEGDSLLDLAGPLGKPSHIPTGENIIVVGGGVGIAPVYPIAKAFHQAGNQVTGIVGARTEGLLILEEKLAAVCDDFHIMTDDGTAGRCGLVTMPLTEILQARKDIDLVVAIGPGIMMKCCADATRPFGVKTVVSLNSIMVDGTGMCGACRIEVGGETKFACADGPEFDGHLVNFDQLGMRLRAYVDKEKIALDGYLKEKGEGCACRR is encoded by the coding sequence TTGGTTAAGATTCTAAGAAAAAGGCAGCTGGCGGAGACCGTCTACGAGTTTGTTTTGGAAGCGCCGGACATCGCCCGGAAAGCCCGGGCCGGACAGTTTGTTATCATCAGGACGGACGAAAAAGGCGAGCGAATTCCGCTGACGATTGCGGACTTCGATCGAGACGCGGGAACCTTAGAGATTGTTTTCCAGGTTGTCGGCAAGACGACCGATATGCTGGCCTGCTGCTATGGCGAAGGCGACAGCCTGCTTGACCTGGCCGGACCCCTCGGCAAACCCAGCCACATCCCAACCGGGGAAAACATCATAGTTGTCGGCGGGGGCGTCGGCATCGCGCCCGTCTATCCGATTGCCAAAGCTTTTCACCAGGCCGGAAATCAGGTCACCGGTATTGTCGGCGCCCGTACGGAGGGTCTGCTTATCCTGGAGGAAAAACTGGCGGCGGTCTGCGACGATTTCCACATCATGACCGACGACGGAACAGCTGGTCGCTGCGGACTGGTCACCATGCCGCTAACGGAGATCCTGCAAGCCAGGAAGGATATTGATTTAGTCGTCGCCATCGGGCCGGGCATCATGATGAAGTGCTGCGCCGACGCGACGCGGCCGTTCGGAGTCAAGACGGTCGTCAGCTTAAACTCCATTATGGTTGATGGGACCGGCATGTGCGGCGCCTGCCGCATCGAGGTCGGCGGGGAAACCAAGTTTGCCTGCGCCGACGGTCCGGAGTTCGACGGCCATCTGGTTAATTTTGACCAACTCGGAATGCGTTTACGCGCCTACGTCGATAAGGAGAAAATCGCGCTTGACGGTTACCTGAAAGAAAAAGGAGAGGGCTGCGCATGTCGGAGATAA
- a CDS encoding glycosyltransferase: protein MKVVIVCPGWPGKVNKWHGIFVKEQALNLVDQGMDVSVVTARIFREDPVFVQEGPLKVYRFRFPTEQKILAEYEYIPVIRMCFYVASAILKVWRVARRDRVDLIHAHWAIPTGFPSVIAGMLVRRPVVLTAHDKDISTMADANRAVRMLIHYTLRRVSRIIAVTETVRQEIIKRFPDVDTDKIDVIPLGIDHDLFIPMPRREARQALDLPQDKKILLFVGGLLEIKGIMVLMEAAPHILPNHPEARLIIIGDGPLRGEIEAIIKQHKLEKQISLLGPKPHEELPQWMAAADAFVLPHLPSQGLGMVSAEALAMRLPVIVSNVAGFPEVITDGYNGLLIETGRTEAVVEAVEKILTDKKLLDDMQKNAKLDPVYDLKVTAERVKALYGKVLGSG, encoded by the coding sequence GTGAAGGTTGTCATTGTTTGTCCCGGCTGGCCGGGCAAGGTAAATAAGTGGCACGGTATTTTCGTAAAGGAACAAGCTCTTAATCTGGTCGACCAAGGCATGGATGTTTCCGTCGTCACGGCCCGAATCTTCCGCGAAGACCCTGTCTTCGTACAGGAAGGACCCCTTAAAGTCTACCGTTTCAGGTTTCCGACGGAACAAAAGATACTGGCCGAGTACGAATATATCCCGGTTATCAGGATGTGTTTCTATGTCGCGTCCGCCATCCTGAAGGTTTGGCGTGTCGCCCGCCGCGACCGCGTCGATCTCATCCACGCCCATTGGGCGATTCCGACCGGCTTCCCTTCGGTCATAGCGGGGATGCTGGTGCGGCGTCCGGTCGTGTTGACAGCACACGACAAAGACATTTCCACAATGGCGGACGCGAACCGCGCAGTAAGGATGCTGATACATTACACTTTGCGTAGAGTAAGCCGTATTATCGCCGTAACCGAAACCGTCCGGCAAGAGATCATAAAGAGGTTCCCCGACGTTGATACGGACAAGATAGATGTAATCCCGCTGGGCATAGACCACGATCTTTTTATCCCGATGCCGCGCCGGGAAGCGCGCCAAGCGCTGGACTTGCCGCAAGACAAGAAAATATTGCTCTTCGTCGGGGGCTTGTTGGAAATAAAGGGCATCATGGTTTTGATGGAAGCGGCGCCTCATATTTTGCCGAATCATCCTGAGGCCAGGCTGATAATCATCGGCGACGGACCGCTTAGGGGAGAAATAGAAGCCATCATCAAGCAGCACAAGCTAGAAAAACAAATATCGCTATTAGGGCCGAAACCTCATGAGGAGCTGCCGCAATGGATGGCCGCCGCCGACGCGTTTGTTTTACCCCACCTTCCTAGCCAGGGTCTGGGCATGGTCAGCGCCGAAGCTTTGGCGATGCGATTGCCCGTCATCGTTTCGAATGTGGCCGGTTTCCCGGAAGTCATAACGGACGGTTATAATGGTTTGTTGATTGAGACAGGAAGAACGGAGGCGGTTGTCGAGGCGGTGGAAAAGATTCTAACAGACAAGAAGCTGCTCGACGACATGCAAAAAAACGCGAAACTCGACCCGGTCTATGATCTAAAAGTAACTGCGGAAAGAGTAAAAGCGCTATATGGAAAGGTGCTAGGAAGTGGCTAA
- a CDS encoding Hsp20/alpha crystallin family protein — protein sequence MAIIRWDPLRDIWSMKDDMDRMLQTPLWFNRAVTERDWAPACDIHETSNEIVVDCELAGIDPDDVDVSIQGDTMTIRGERLMSEDVKEKDYHRIERSYGTFVRVLQLPADVVYDKATASFDNGLLRVTVPKMAIVKPKAKKLHIAQKSKKQQKVLTQ from the coding sequence ATGGCGATTATCAGATGGGATCCTCTACGCGACATCTGGAGCATGAAGGACGACATGGATAGAATGCTTCAGACGCCGCTCTGGTTCAACCGAGCGGTCACGGAGAGGGACTGGGCGCCTGCCTGCGACATCCACGAGACAAGCAATGAAATCGTTGTCGATTGCGAGCTGGCTGGAATAGATCCGGATGACGTCGATGTCAGCATCCAGGGCGATACGATGACGATCAGAGGAGAACGGCTGATGTCGGAAGACGTCAAGGAGAAGGATTATCATCGCATAGAGAGGAGCTACGGCACTTTCGTGCGGGTTCTCCAACTTCCGGCGGACGTCGTCTACGATAAAGCGACGGCAAGCTTCGATAACGGCTTGCTGCGCGTGACAGTACCGAAGATGGCAATAGTGAAGCCAAAAGCAAAGAAGTTGCATATCGCGCAGAAATCTAAGAAACAGCAGAAGGTATTAACGCAATAG
- a CDS encoding helix-turn-helix transcriptional regulator gives MNGNNGFEGVYVISVAARMVGMHPQTLRMYERVGLLSPKRTGGKSRRYSDEDIKRLLEIQELTQDLGVNLAGARLIIEMRERLAHLEDLVVEIEEKRDRLEKEMEQEIERIKRSYSREIVRHRPGGLSKY, from the coding sequence ATGAACGGAAACAACGGATTTGAAGGAGTCTACGTTATAAGCGTAGCGGCGCGAATGGTTGGAATGCATCCCCAGACATTAAGGATGTATGAAAGAGTCGGTTTACTGTCGCCGAAGCGAACAGGGGGAAAAAGCCGGCGCTATTCGGACGAAGACATCAAGAGGCTTCTGGAGATTCAAGAACTAACGCAGGACCTTGGCGTTAATCTTGCCGGAGCCCGGTTGATCATCGAAATGCGCGAGCGGCTGGCTCATCTGGAAGACCTGGTCGTCGAGATCGAGGAGAAACGCGACCGATTGGAAAAGGAAATGGAACAGGAAATTGAAAGGATTAAGAGAAGCTACTCAAGAGAGATCGTCAGGCACAGGCCGGGAGGCCTCTCTAAATATTAA